A genomic region of Desulfosarcina ovata subsp. ovata contains the following coding sequences:
- a CDS encoding Gfo/Idh/MocA family protein has product MIRVGIIGCGYWGPNLIRNFMQIGRSNVVRVADLDQDRLNHMKTLYPSIEVTTNHEEIIDDASIDAVAIATPVHTHHKLAKQALTADKHVFVEKPITSTSEQARELIDLAGQNGSKLMVGHTFLFTAAVQKMKAIIESGELGDIYYISSQRLNLGLFQPDINVIWDLAPHDISIITYLLGRQPHTITAVGTPHVNDTIEDVAQMTMQFPGSLLAFLSVSWLDPDKVRRMTVVGSKKMMVYDDVQPTEKIRLYDKGVEGPKHYDSFAEFHYSYKYGDIVIPKIEGKEPINVELNHFLDAIENDTQPICNGLRGLEVVKILEASQQSLQNGNVPVQLEK; this is encoded by the coding sequence ATGATTCGAGTAGGCATTATCGGATGTGGATACTGGGGCCCCAACCTGATCAGGAATTTTATGCAAATCGGCCGTAGCAATGTGGTCCGCGTTGCGGATTTGGATCAGGATCGATTGAATCACATGAAAACACTCTACCCTTCTATCGAGGTGACGACGAACCATGAGGAGATCATCGATGACGCGTCCATTGATGCCGTAGCCATTGCCACGCCTGTGCATACCCACCACAAGCTGGCCAAACAGGCCCTGACCGCCGACAAGCATGTATTTGTTGAAAAACCCATTACATCAACTTCGGAACAGGCCCGGGAACTGATCGACCTGGCCGGCCAAAACGGCAGCAAGCTGATGGTCGGGCACACTTTTCTGTTCACCGCTGCGGTGCAAAAAATGAAAGCCATCATCGAATCGGGAGAACTGGGCGATATCTATTACATCAGTTCCCAGCGGCTCAACCTGGGGCTTTTTCAGCCGGACATCAATGTGATCTGGGATCTGGCGCCCCACGATATCTCCATCATCACCTATCTGCTGGGCCGCCAGCCTCATACGATCACCGCCGTGGGCACCCCCCACGTCAACGACACCATCGAGGATGTGGCCCAGATGACCATGCAATTTCCGGGAAGCCTGCTGGCTTTTCTCAGCGTCAGTTGGCTGGACCCTGATAAGGTCCGGCGCATGACCGTTGTGGGCAGCAAAAAGATGATGGTATACGATGACGTGCAGCCCACGGAAAAAATCCGACTGTACGACAAGGGGGTCGAGGGCCCCAAGCACTACGACAGCTTTGCCGAGTTTCACTACTCGTACAAATACGGGGACATCGTGATTCCCAAAATCGAAGGCAAGGAGCCCATCAATGTGGAGCTGAACCATTTTCTCGATGCCATCGAGAACGATACCCAGCCAATTTGCAACGGTTTACGCGGGCTGGAGGTCGTCAAAATCCTGGAGGCCAGTCAGCAGTCGTTGCAAAACGGGAACGTGCCGGTGCAGTTGGAAAAGTAA
- a CDS encoding sugar transferase has translation MKFKKPPFKYIFLAVDVALLTIAYFYAITRINVIEIDFSFDSAYSCLSHLFLYAVFIVIFVFSFRYTSLYKRNVVITHLKQLAKLLNALIGGSIALIVFMALSNFYYLIYNGRELLIDFYLIALPVFVLYRPILGKSLYRYLTRKKIQRRKVLIVGGDQAGIFAAKSLMADEFSDFIIVGFLDDYKAKGIDIFNGYKNIGHLDGLGDAIRNLDVDEILIAIDHAPYNRLIHIVESCLATAVAVRIYSDFLAVIAKKMDVELYANIPVIDLPQKPLDGNSWKDKRTFDILLSTVALAVLSPLFLIIAAGIKLSSKGPVIFKQTRIGKNGCPFDFYKFRSMHVGNSSNIHKDYVTNFIKGNLECATGKDINVFKITDDPRIFKFGKFIRKTSLDEFPQFYNVLVGDMGLVGPRPCLPYEWDCYEDWHKKRLNVLPGCTGLWQALGRSAVTFEEMVILDLYYISNASLWLDFKIVLQTFPVIFFGKGGH, from the coding sequence ATGAAATTTAAAAAGCCGCCGTTCAAATACATATTTCTGGCCGTCGATGTTGCGCTGTTGACCATCGCCTATTTCTACGCCATTACCCGCATCAACGTCATTGAAATCGATTTTTCCTTTGACAGCGCGTACAGTTGTTTGTCTCACCTGTTTTTGTATGCGGTTTTTATCGTTATTTTCGTTTTCTCTTTTCGGTACACCAGCCTGTATAAACGCAATGTGGTAATCACCCACCTCAAACAATTGGCCAAATTGCTCAACGCATTGATCGGCGGTTCTATTGCCCTCATCGTATTCATGGCCCTGTCCAACTTCTACTACCTGATTTATAATGGACGCGAACTGCTGATCGATTTCTATCTGATCGCCCTGCCCGTTTTTGTCCTTTACCGGCCGATACTGGGGAAGTCGCTGTATCGATACCTGACACGAAAAAAAATCCAGCGACGCAAGGTGCTCATCGTCGGTGGAGACCAGGCGGGCATATTTGCAGCCAAATCCCTGATGGCGGACGAATTTTCCGATTTTATCATCGTGGGCTTCCTGGACGATTACAAAGCCAAAGGGATCGACATCTTTAATGGATACAAAAACATAGGCCATCTGGACGGTCTCGGGGATGCCATCCGGAACTTGGATGTCGATGAGATCCTGATCGCCATCGACCATGCGCCCTACAATCGGCTGATTCATATCGTGGAATCCTGCCTGGCAACCGCTGTGGCGGTTCGGATCTATTCCGACTTTCTGGCGGTAATCGCCAAAAAAATGGACGTGGAACTCTATGCCAACATCCCGGTCATCGACCTGCCCCAAAAGCCGTTGGATGGCAATTCCTGGAAGGACAAGCGAACTTTCGACATCCTGCTGTCCACCGTTGCCCTGGCTGTCCTGTCGCCGCTTTTTCTCATCATCGCCGCAGGCATCAAGCTCTCCTCCAAAGGACCTGTTATTTTCAAGCAGACGCGCATCGGCAAAAACGGTTGCCCGTTCGACTTTTACAAGTTCCGGTCCATGCATGTCGGCAACAGCAGCAACATCCACAAGGATTATGTGACCAACTTCATCAAGGGTAATCTAGAATGTGCCACCGGCAAGGATATCAACGTGTTCAAGATCACCGACGATCCCCGGATATTCAAATTCGGCAAGTTCATCCGCAAGACCAGCCTGGATGAATTCCCCCAGTTTTACAACGTGCTCGTCGGCGACATGGGGCTGGTCGGTCCCCGACCCTGCCTACCCTATGAGTGGGACTGCTATGAAGACTGGCACAAAAAGCGACTGAACGTGCTGCCGGGCTGCACCGGATTGTGGCAGGCGTTGGGACGCAGCGCGGTTACGTTCGAAGAAATGGTCATTCTGGACCTGTACTATATCAGCAACGCAAGCCTCTGGCTGGACTTTAAAATTGTTCTGCAAACCTTTCCGGTGATCTTTTTCGGTAAGGGCGGCCACTAA
- a CDS encoding acyltransferase, with the protein MTDGINVIAPDVKLGQNVKIYNFVNLYGCEIGDDTRIGAFVEIQKNVTVGKRCKIQSHTFICEGVTIEDEVMVAHGVMFINDRDPWAANPEGAPKTEDEWECIPTRICKRASIGSNATILCGITIGENALVGAGAVVTRDVPPNTVVVGNPAKVLRKRT; encoded by the coding sequence ATGACCGACGGCATCAACGTAATCGCCCCGGACGTAAAACTGGGACAGAACGTCAAAATTTACAACTTCGTGAACCTGTATGGCTGCGAGATCGGAGACGACACCCGCATCGGCGCATTCGTTGAAATACAGAAAAACGTGACGGTGGGCAAACGCTGCAAGATTCAAAGCCATACCTTCATCTGTGAAGGCGTGACCATCGAGGATGAAGTCATGGTGGCCCACGGTGTAATGTTCATCAACGACCGCGATCCCTGGGCGGCCAACCCTGAGGGGGCACCCAAAACCGAAGACGAATGGGAGTGCATCCCCACCCGGATCTGCAAACGGGCCTCCATCGGCTCCAACGCCACCATCTTGTGCGGGATCACCATTGGCGAAAACGCCCTTGTCGGAGCCGGCGCCGTGGTGACCCGGGACGTTCCCCCCAATACCGTCGTTGTCGGCAATCCGGCCAAAGTACTCAGAAAAAGAACATGA
- a CDS encoding DegT/DnrJ/EryC1/StrS family aminotransferase, which yields MNVPFLDLKQQYGAIKDEIDAVLQEVINTCAFAGGPMTKKFESQFAPFCGCESAIGCGSGTEALWLALIGLGVGPGDEVITTPSTFIATSEAISFCGATPVFVDVVESTCNMNPALVEAAITPKTKAIIPVHLYGQMADMDPLMDIAAKHNLAVVEDACQAHGATYKGRRAGSIGNAGCFSFYPGKNLGAYGEAGAVVTSDEQLAETMATFRDHGQAKKYFHNIVGWNSRMDGFQGAVLGVKMKYIETWTRQRQENAALYAELLADIEGIETPMVIDGAESVYHLYVIQTDSRDELQAYLRENGIQTGLHYPIPLHLQEAYKSLGYKAGGFPVAEIAAKRILSLPMYPELREGQIRYVGEKIGDFFKKA from the coding sequence ATGAATGTTCCTTTTCTCGATCTGAAACAGCAATACGGTGCCATCAAGGATGAAATCGATGCAGTCCTGCAGGAGGTAATCAACACCTGCGCTTTTGCCGGCGGGCCGATGACAAAAAAATTCGAATCACAGTTCGCACCTTTTTGCGGATGTGAATCCGCCATCGGCTGCGGCAGCGGCACCGAGGCTCTGTGGCTGGCTCTGATCGGCCTGGGGGTAGGTCCGGGGGACGAGGTAATCACCACACCGAGCACCTTCATCGCAACCTCCGAGGCGATCAGCTTTTGTGGCGCCACTCCGGTGTTTGTCGATGTTGTCGAATCGACGTGCAATATGAACCCGGCACTGGTGGAGGCGGCAATCACACCTAAAACCAAAGCGATCATTCCTGTGCATCTCTACGGGCAGATGGCTGACATGGATCCACTGATGGACATCGCGGCCAAACATAATCTTGCGGTCGTGGAAGATGCCTGCCAGGCACACGGGGCTACCTACAAAGGGCGGCGGGCCGGTTCCATCGGCAATGCCGGTTGCTTCAGCTTTTACCCGGGAAAGAACCTCGGCGCATACGGCGAGGCCGGGGCCGTTGTGACCAGCGACGAGCAGCTCGCAGAAACCATGGCGACTTTCCGGGACCACGGGCAGGCAAAGAAGTATTTTCATAACATCGTCGGCTGGAATTCGCGAATGGACGGTTTTCAAGGAGCGGTACTGGGTGTCAAGATGAAGTATATCGAGACATGGACCCGGCAGCGGCAGGAAAATGCTGCGCTCTACGCGGAACTGCTCGCAGACATTGAGGGAATCGAAACCCCGATGGTGATCGACGGCGCCGAAAGCGTCTACCACCTCTACGTTATCCAGACGGACAGCCGGGATGAACTTCAGGCCTACCTGCGGGAAAACGGCATCCAAACGGGGCTTCATTACCCAATTCCGCTTCATTTGCAGGAGGCCTACAAAAGCCTTGGATACAAGGCAGGCGGCTTTCCAGTGGCGGAGATAGCGGCCAAGCGGATCTTGTCCTTGCCCATGTATCCGGAGTTGCGGGAGGGGCAGATTCGGTATGTGGGAGAAAAAATCGGAGATTTTTTTAAAAAGGCTTAG